In one Lolium rigidum isolate FL_2022 chromosome 3, APGP_CSIRO_Lrig_0.1, whole genome shotgun sequence genomic region, the following are encoded:
- the LOC124698020 gene encoding uncharacterized protein At5g01610-like, which yields MDEIMNKMGSYWLGQKANKEMSSAGNDLESLSTSVGDGAKWLVNKMKGKMQKPLAELLKEHDLPVGLFPREATNYEFDPETRRLTVHIPAVCEVGYRDGSELRFDTMVAGTLDKGSLAAVEGLKAKVLVWARVTAVKADAAKVYFAVGINKSRSREAYEVVRGAITVDKF from the exons ATGGATGAGATCATGAACAAGATGGGCTCCTACTGGTTGGGGCAGAAGGCCAACAAGGAGATGTCGTCGGCCGGCAACGACCTCGAG TCGCTCTCGACCAGCGTCGGGGACGGGGCGAAATGGCTGGTGAACAAGATGAAAGGCAAGATGCAGAAGCCGCTGGCGGAGCTGCTCAAGGAGCACGACCTGCCGGTAGGGCTGTTCCCGCGGGAGGCGACCAACTACGAGTTCGACCCGGAGACGCGGCGCCTGACGGTGCACATCCCGGCCGTCTGCGAGGTCGGCTACAGGGACGGCTCCGAGCTGCGCTTcgacaccatggtggccggcacgCTGGAcaagggcagcctggcggcggtggagggcctCAAGGCCAAGGTGCTCGTCTGGGCCAGGGTCACCGCCGTCAAGGCTGACGCCGCCAAGGTCTACTTCGCCGTGGGCATCAATAAGTCGCGCAGCCGCGAGGCCTACGAGGTCGTCAGGGGCGCCATCACCGTCGACAAGTTCTAG